attttttatttttaatttttttttttttttatttcatatttctttgcaAGCTATTCCGGTGAGTTAGTAAGCGCACACACTGTCTTTTATGATAGGTCCGTTGTTACGTTATCTCCCTCctatctctatctatctaaaaTCTCTGtttcattgatttttgttttgcCTCTTGCTCACGAGAATCTGGGGAGGTGAATTGAatgagaatttatatatatatatatatatatctttttataatatcttctcATTCGGTTTCAtccttttttgattaatttatttttaatagctgGCGATTATTACAAAGCTTTCGTATAAAAGATGGTTTTTGTTCCCTTCTTGACGATGTCAACGATTGAACttccaataataaatcatgttCCCTGAAGAGGAATCGACTTcatacgattaattttattgaactttCTCCAAGACGTGCTACGTAATTTACAAGATTAAGTCggatataatctttaaaaatcacatattttaataacccTTAAAAACTTCACTTCAAAATATCCATTCTATATGCACTATTCAATGAGCCAAAGATAccagaaaagaaaatcaatcaaaaatcgCTTTGTAAAAAAGttcacatattatatttcaacgaAAAGACGAACAAGTATTtttaagaggaaaaaagaaatgaatataattaatcttcatTTTCTCATCTCATCAACAAAAAGACTCGATATAAATCATAGAAAGATCACACAAAGGAATGggatgattatataaaaaaagcttTATCTTTGGCTCATCAATGTTACTCTTCCAGATGACCAGAAGATCCCGAAGATCACATTTTCATCACCTCTCCCGGACCTCCTGAGCACGCGATTAAAAGCCTATGTATAGCCCCGCTAGAGGAGACAAACGTGACTCGTAGCAAAATAATGTACGACGTTAATCTCGTTATTTCACTCGCTCGATTGTACTTGTTGCAAGTCCTGCCATTTGGTCGCGGTCTTATTCGACGCGCGGAAACAAGGTACACGTACACGATATGATTTCGAATAagtatctctttttttcctttctctcgctctctctctctctctctctcattcacGCATATCGTTATCTTTCAGGCGTATGCAATCACGCTCTCTCGTTCTCGCTCGCCGGACACGCGCTCGCGCTCTTTGGCATGATCGTTGGCTATATCCTTCTAGCAAGATCACGCTTATTGTTGGAGACCTATGCTGCTGGACCTGCGCCACTATTTAGTTTCCCGTATATATAATCAGCCATAAAAATAGACGCGTCTCTATTGCAATTTTGCTACGTCAGCCCCTTGCCTGCGCGGCTCTCGAGgatgaattattgaataattttcagtCGCGATCTtgtctttcttctcttctcttctcttttttttaatttttactcgtAAATGGAGGGACGATGATTATAGATGATTCGGAAAGCGAGACAGAAAATAAACCAGAAATTGAGCAAATGATGGTTTAGATCAGTTCCACGTTCGAGTAATTTGATCAAGAAATACACGCAGGATTGGATTCTAATTAATACAGTTTTACATAACTATTAACTCTCGATAGAACGGAACGTTATTCTACGAattaaagaatcaaaaatGCTTCGATCCAAaagacgaataataataaaaaaaaaggactcgAAGCAAAAATTTCTCTGTCAGTAATAACAGAAAAGACCGTCGATTTTCCTTATCCGCGCCATAAATCAAGAACACGAACGAAGATAACGATCCATTCCGGTTCCCGCGGTTGACAGTTGCATCAATCTTCTCTCGTGCGCGCACCGGTGGCAGTGACTGTTCGATCGACCCGTTTACAGAACCGGTCAGGATCGTTTAATCGACCAggcttttctcttttcatcctGAAATCATCATCCTTCCCACGCAATATAATCCAATATCGATTCACCTGACCCAAGCGGTCCCTTTGATCCTTGATCGATCTTCCTCGTTCATCATCTTACGATGTCGTCGGAATATCCCGAATGAACCTGCCACTCGTCCCAACGATCGTCTCAAGAGACCGATTACCGACAGATTCATCGCGATATTCCACgaacatatgtatatacacatatatatattcaaagagCCTCGAATATCCGCGCAGACCAGGCGTGAGCAGCGACCACTCGAAGGGGAGGACCAACGCCCAGGTCTCCTGAATCTATTGGCGAGTGCAGCGACCAGCTGGTCACAGGGATGGGTACATGTACGATGGTCGAGATCGCTCGATGGCGGATGGAAGGCACGGGGTAAGGATATCAAAAAGGGGCGTCGAAGGGTGATGACGGCTCGTCTCGATGCTCTCGGCGGACCTCGACTATCGCTCCTCCTCGGTCCAGTCGCTGGCCGCCCAGGCGGGCAGCGGCGTCTCGTACTCCCAGCCCGGGCCGCAGTAGCGCCACGCGTGCAGGTACATGACCAGGTCGGATGGTTTCGGGTCTCTGTACTTCACTTTGCACTCGTAGCAGTGCGGATCTACGGTCATCTTGTCGTTCGTGAAACTGGAGTCGGGCGGCTCGGATCCCGTCTGCGTGCCGACCGTCACCTTCAACGATTGCtcctgctgctgctgctgctgctgctgctgctgctcctCCTCGGCCAGGCCGGGCGTCGAGGAGGGCGACGAGCCATCCTTGTCGTTGTTCAGCGAGACTCGATCCTCCATGTCCAGCTTGGGCTTGAACAGACTCATCTCCGAGTCCCCGTCCATCCCCAGCCAGTTCTCCGCGTTGTGGATGCTGATCAGGTCCCTGACCAACTCCTGATCGGTCTTCCCGATGTTCCCGCCCTTCCCCTTCTCCGGCCCGAACACCACGTGGTTGTACAGAGGGTCGTTGACCACGGGATAGCCGAGGTACTGCAGGTGGACGCGGATCTGGTGCATCCTGCCCGTCTGGGGCTTGCAAAGGACCACCGACGACTTGCCGTTGTAGCTGAGCCGCTTGAAACGGGTCACGCAGTCCTTCCCCTTCTCCGAGATCTTGCACACGCCGATCTTGTACGACACCACCTCGATCGGCTCCGAGCAAACCACTTCTTCCTCGGGGAACTCCCCCTCCACTCGACACACGTACTGCTTGTGAACCTGGATTCAGAATTAATCCGAGGATTAATCTCAAGTTTCTCGTAACCGGGCTGCAAAAAGTATCCCGATTTCTCTTCCCGCAACCTCGATACactcgtttcgaaacgaacctGTCTGTTTCTTATTTGGTGCTCCATCTGCCTCGCCTTCTTCGGCGTTCTACCGAAAAGGAGAATGCCGCTGGTCAGTCTGTCGAGCCTGTGTATCGTCCTCAAGTTCTTCAGGTTGTACTCCTTGGCGAGAATGAACACGACCGTGTTGTGGCGGTACCGCCCGCACGGGTGCACCTGCAATCCCAATATCCGAGAGATTTATTTGCCGAGAAAACAGCTCTGGAAGctgggaaagagagagagagacgggaGGATGATCGGGTTAAAAATACCGAACGGCGTGCGCGAAAAGCGGGCAaggattattgtattattgtatttgcGGAAGAGCTGGATTTCTGGAAACGGTGgatctatttttattgttccCCCGCGCCTGTTTCTCTTCGCACCCTGCCtgctttttaaaaagaaattctcccTTCGCACACGGAAAATTCGTGGGGTAATTTCGATTTACATTTTACGTATAGGCCAATAaagtcaaattaaaaaaaaaaaaagattttcatcgAGCAAACTAACTAGCAGGTTACCGCTACGATGAGCAAACAGTAAAGAACGGCGTTGGAACACGATCGAAATTCGAGGGCGGCGCCATTATGGTATCGCTGATGGCAAACGTTTCGACCGCACGACACGTGAATGTATACGCACGTGCAAACACGCGACGACCCATTTTCCCCTGTTGGCGATtttcgagggggagggggaaaaagcgATCGACAAAAGGGAACGTGGACTCGATGTGGACATAGTGGCCGATCTCGAATCGAGTCGAACAGAGGAGCCGCTCTAACGAGAAGAATACTTTCGATCGTTGGAAGGTCTCGTTTTTACAGAGACCAGAGTTGATGATAAATTTCTTcctaaatttcgatttta
The sequence above is drawn from the Apis cerana isolate GH-2021 linkage group LG11, AcerK_1.0, whole genome shotgun sequence genome and encodes:
- the LOC107995096 gene encoding pseudouridylate synthase RPUSD2 isoform X1; its protein translation is MCSTLLRRYILKNSINVLIKRIKFFNEILIQEERNMIEMTCMQQLIDRQTQFGNTRKLDLSECIFVFKSSQSDYEEPLSDEEVDLKPLREATIAVPTPKISEKRKAEEADASKDLKKAKLETKALKAKRPGFTDERYNETSYYVENGLRKVYPYYFTFTTFTKGRWVGEKILEVFAREFRAHPAEEYERCIRAGTLTVNYQKVDVDYRLRHNDLLANVVHRHEVPVTSEPITVIHMDEDVVVVNKPASIPVHPCGRYRHNTVVFILAKEYNLKNLRTIHRLDRLTSGILLFGRTPKKARQMEHQIRNRQVHKQYVCRVEGEFPEEEVVCSEPIEVVSYKIGVCKISEKGKDCVTRFKRLSYNGKSSVVLCKPQTGRMHQIRVHLQYLGYPVVNDPLYNHVVFGPEKGKGGNIGKTDQELVRDLISIHNAENWLGMDGDSEMSLFKPKLDMEDRVSLNNDKDGSSPSSTPGLAEEEQQQQQQQQQQEQSLKVTVGTQTGSEPPDSSFTNDKMTVDPHCYECKVKYRDPKPSDLVMYLHAWRYCGPGWEYETPLPAWAASDWTEEER
- the LOC107995096 gene encoding pseudouridylate synthase RPUSD2 isoform X2, which encodes MHHTAPWYLPWGLKLVPLPIPPGHPASGIPNPGLHLLAPLPGIYAPEPRKVDLKPLREATIAVPTPKISEKRKAEEADASKDLKKAKLETKALKAKRPGFTDERYNETSYYVENGLRKVYPYYFTFTTFTKGRWVGEKILEVFAREFRAHPAEEYERCIRAGTLTVNYQKVDVDYRLRHNDLLANVVHRHEVPVTSEPITVIHMDEDVVVVNKPASIPVHPCGRYRHNTVVFILAKEYNLKNLRTIHRLDRLTSGILLFGRTPKKARQMEHQIRNRQVHKQYVCRVEGEFPEEEVVCSEPIEVVSYKIGVCKISEKGKDCVTRFKRLSYNGKSSVVLCKPQTGRMHQIRVHLQYLGYPVVNDPLYNHVVFGPEKGKGGNIGKTDQELVRDLISIHNAENWLGMDGDSEMSLFKPKLDMEDRVSLNNDKDGSSPSSTPGLAEEEQQQQQQQQQQEQSLKVTVGTQTGSEPPDSSFTNDKMTVDPHCYECKVKYRDPKPSDLVMYLHAWRYCGPGWEYETPLPAWAASDWTEEER
- the LOC107995096 gene encoding pseudouridylate synthase RPUSD2 isoform X3 is translated as MEKERRKILKMFKITFKICPPLFAEIKRRKVQEEGRRLKTRLTRIFSLFLFQVDLKPLREATIAVPTPKISEKRKAEEADASKDLKKAKLETKALKAKRPGFTDERYNETSYYVENGLRKVYPYYFTFTTFTKGRWVGEKILEVFAREFRAHPAEEYERCIRAGTLTVNYQKVDVDYRLRHNDLLANVVHRHEVPVTSEPITVIHMDEDVVVVNKPASIPVHPCGRYRHNTVVFILAKEYNLKNLRTIHRLDRLTSGILLFGRTPKKARQMEHQIRNRQVHKQYVCRVEGEFPEEEVVCSEPIEVVSYKIGVCKISEKGKDCVTRFKRLSYNGKSSVVLCKPQTGRMHQIRVHLQYLGYPVVNDPLYNHVVFGPEKGKGGNIGKTDQELVRDLISIHNAENWLGMDGDSEMSLFKPKLDMEDRVSLNNDKDGSSPSSTPGLAEEEQQQQQQQQQQEQSLKVTVGTQTGSEPPDSSFTNDKMTVDPHCYECKVKYRDPKPSDLVMYLHAWRYCGPGWEYETPLPAWAASDWTEEER
- the LOC107995096 gene encoding pseudouridylate synthase RPUSD2 isoform X4; translated protein: MEKYDNPTRKSEDRAKLETKALKAKRPGFTDERYNETSYYVENGLRKVYPYYFTFTTFTKGRWVGEKILEVFAREFRAHPAEEYERCIRAGTLTVNYQKVDVDYRLRHNDLLANVVHRHEVPVTSEPITVIHMDEDVVVVNKPASIPVHPCGRYRHNTVVFILAKEYNLKNLRTIHRLDRLTSGILLFGRTPKKARQMEHQIRNRQVHKQYVCRVEGEFPEEEVVCSEPIEVVSYKIGVCKISEKGKDCVTRFKRLSYNGKSSVVLCKPQTGRMHQIRVHLQYLGYPVVNDPLYNHVVFGPEKGKGGNIGKTDQELVRDLISIHNAENWLGMDGDSEMSLFKPKLDMEDRVSLNNDKDGSSPSSTPGLAEEEQQQQQQQQQQEQSLKVTVGTQTGSEPPDSSFTNDKMTVDPHCYECKVKYRDPKPSDLVMYLHAWRYCGPGWEYETPLPAWAASDWTEEER